The following proteins are co-located in the Spinactinospora alkalitolerans genome:
- a CDS encoding prolyl oligopeptidase family serine peptidase — MVADSTLAEPLTGTAAGVPYIAVPPPDTSEPAPMIVALHAFEPPRSEAALAGTLPLASLQAWKFYFGLPLFGARLPDGGVAEINRLGQTDYLIQLYGPVVEQAAAELSRAVTELRERFPVHDGPVGLMGVGAGGAAALLALAESRMPISAVGVVNPIVDPTQVLTARERRLGVAYHWTEESRDVAAWLDFTGRADDLAARTPQPPLLVITGRHDEVIRPDHGQALHDALAPRYHPQALRHIVIPDLAHTMGPEPGLEPGPPAPGNVLADRALSEWFHLHMTSATQATLRLG, encoded by the coding sequence GTGGTAGCTGACAGTACACTCGCAGAACCGTTGACCGGCACGGCCGCCGGAGTTCCCTACATCGCGGTGCCGCCGCCCGACACCAGTGAGCCGGCGCCGATGATCGTAGCGCTGCACGCGTTCGAACCGCCGCGCAGCGAGGCCGCGCTCGCGGGGACCCTGCCGCTCGCCTCCTTGCAGGCGTGGAAGTTCTACTTCGGGCTCCCGCTGTTCGGTGCCCGCCTGCCCGACGGCGGCGTGGCCGAGATCAACCGGCTCGGCCAGACCGACTACCTGATCCAGTTGTACGGCCCGGTCGTCGAGCAGGCCGCGGCCGAGCTGTCCCGCGCAGTGACCGAGCTGCGCGAGCGGTTCCCCGTGCACGACGGCCCGGTCGGGCTGATGGGTGTCGGGGCCGGCGGCGCGGCCGCGCTGCTCGCGCTGGCCGAGAGCCGGATGCCGATCAGCGCCGTCGGCGTGGTCAACCCGATCGTCGACCCCACCCAGGTGCTCACGGCCCGTGAGCGGCGGCTCGGCGTGGCCTACCACTGGACCGAGGAGTCCCGTGACGTGGCCGCCTGGCTGGACTTCACCGGCCGCGCCGACGACCTGGCCGCGCGCACGCCGCAGCCGCCGCTGCTCGTCATCACCGGCCGGCACGACGAGGTGATCCGGCCCGACCACGGCCAGGCCCTGCACGACGCGCTGGCCCCGCGCTACCACCCGCAGGCGCTGCGCCACATCGTCATCCCGGACCTCGCCCACACGATGGGCCCGGAGCCCGGACTGGAGCCCGGCCCGCCGGCGCCCGGCAACGTGCTGGCCGACCGCGCCCTGAGCGAGTGGTTCCACCTGCACATGACCTCGGCGACCCAGGCCACCCTGCGACTCGGCTAG
- a CDS encoding TetR/AcrR family transcriptional regulator, translating to MARVQRMLDACAELLDESGYTQLSTTRIAERAGVAIGSVYQFFPDKRAITQALGLRYLDLFSVRVTDRLAEMTFAHWTEAADAVVDEYIDMHRNVPGFRSLHFGDVVDVRLLDADTDNNRVIATRLRELLTSIAGAKDDERLDRAVVVAVEAADAVLKLAFRHDPDGDATLIAEVKLMLRSYLGRHFGSE from the coding sequence ATGGCCCGGGTGCAGCGGATGCTCGACGCCTGCGCCGAACTCCTCGACGAGTCCGGCTACACCCAGTTGTCGACCACCCGGATCGCCGAGCGCGCCGGCGTGGCGATCGGGTCGGTCTACCAGTTCTTCCCCGACAAGAGGGCCATCACCCAGGCGCTCGGCCTGCGCTACCTGGACCTGTTCAGCGTCCGGGTGACCGACCGGCTGGCCGAGATGACGTTCGCGCACTGGACCGAGGCCGCCGACGCGGTCGTCGACGAGTACATCGACATGCACCGCAACGTCCCCGGCTTCCGCAGCCTGCACTTCGGCGACGTCGTCGACGTCCGGCTGCTCGACGCCGACACCGACAACAACCGGGTGATCGCCACCCGGCTGCGGGAGCTGCTGACCTCGATCGCCGGGGCCAAGGACGACGAGCGGCTGGACCGCGCGGTCGTGGTGGCCGTCGAGGCCGCCGACGCCGTGCTCAAGCTCGCGTTCCGGCACGACCCCGACGGCGACGCCACCCTCATCGCCGAGGTGAAACTGATGCTGCGCAGCTATCTCGGCCGACACTTCGGGTCGGAATAG
- a CDS encoding aldehyde dehydrogenase (NADP(+)): MTDTTSTITDTSEAGLDRVMAAAEAAAPVFGGLRPAERAAMLRRAAAELDAAADELVPIAMAESHLPEARCRGELARTTFQLRLFAETVEEGSYLEAAIDTADPDWGMGPRPDVRRMLVPLGPVVVFGASNFPFAFSTAGGDTASALAAGCPVVVKAHPGHPRLARRTGEVVAKALGDAGAPEGVFAVVFGQETGRRAVLHPRTAAVGFTGSIPGGRALHDLAASRPRPIPFYGELGSLNPVFVTRAALAARGDAVLSGYADSFTLGSGQFCTKPGVLLVPEGTGLEALAADVAGRAASRLLNERVTEGFETGLAELTGHRVTEVLVRGAAAEGDWTPTLLRTDAASLLEHRDVLLEECFGPTSLVVTYTDEEQLVEVAGALEGQLTATVQAEDGDAVAARLLAVLTEKAGRVLWNGWPTGVSVTHAMTHGGPYPATTSVLHTSVGTTAIRRFLRPVTYQSVPQPLLPEALRDDNPLGLPRRVNGAPEAG, from the coding sequence ATGACCGACACCACCAGCACCATTACCGACACCAGCGAGGCCGGGCTCGACCGGGTGATGGCCGCGGCGGAGGCGGCGGCCCCTGTGTTCGGCGGGCTGCGGCCGGCCGAACGGGCGGCGATGCTGCGCCGCGCGGCCGCCGAGCTCGACGCCGCGGCCGACGAACTCGTGCCCATCGCCATGGCCGAGAGCCACCTGCCCGAGGCGCGCTGCCGGGGCGAGCTCGCCCGCACCACCTTCCAGTTGCGGCTGTTCGCCGAGACGGTCGAAGAGGGCTCCTACCTCGAAGCCGCCATCGACACCGCCGACCCGGACTGGGGCATGGGGCCGCGTCCCGACGTCCGCAGGATGCTCGTCCCGCTCGGGCCGGTGGTGGTCTTCGGCGCCAGCAACTTTCCCTTCGCCTTCAGCACGGCGGGGGGAGACACCGCCTCCGCGCTCGCGGCCGGCTGCCCGGTCGTGGTCAAGGCGCACCCGGGCCACCCCCGCCTCGCCCGGCGCACCGGCGAGGTCGTCGCCAAGGCCCTCGGCGACGCCGGCGCGCCGGAAGGCGTGTTCGCCGTGGTCTTCGGGCAGGAGACCGGTCGGCGGGCGGTCCTGCACCCGCGAACCGCCGCGGTCGGGTTCACCGGCTCGATCCCGGGCGGCCGGGCGCTGCACGACCTCGCCGCGTCCCGCCCCAGGCCGATCCCGTTCTACGGCGAACTCGGCAGCCTGAACCCCGTGTTCGTCACCCGCGCGGCCCTCGCGGCGCGCGGCGACGCCGTCCTCTCCGGCTACGCCGACTCGTTCACGCTGGGATCCGGCCAGTTCTGCACCAAGCCGGGCGTGCTCCTGGTGCCCGAGGGCACCGGGTTGGAGGCGCTGGCGGCCGACGTCGCGGGGCGCGCGGCCTCCCGGCTGCTCAACGAGCGGGTGACCGAGGGGTTCGAGACCGGACTCGCGGAGCTGACCGGGCACCGGGTGACCGAGGTGCTGGTGCGCGGCGCGGCGGCGGAGGGCGACTGGACCCCCACGCTGCTGCGCACCGACGCCGCCTCACTGCTGGAGCACCGCGACGTGCTGCTGGAGGAGTGTTTCGGCCCGACCTCGCTGGTGGTCACCTACACCGACGAGGAGCAGCTGGTGGAGGTGGCCGGCGCGCTGGAGGGGCAGCTCACGGCGACCGTTCAGGCCGAGGACGGCGACGCGGTCGCCGCGCGGCTGCTCGCCGTGCTGACCGAGAAGGCCGGCCGTGTGCTGTGGAACGGCTGGCCCACCGGCGTCTCGGTGACGCACGCGATGACCCACGGCGGCCCCTACCCCGCGACCACATCGGTGCTGCACACCTCGGTGGGCACCACGGCGATCCGGCGCTTCCTGCGTCCGGTGACCTACCAGTCGGTCCCGCAGCCGCTGCTGCCCGAGGCGCTGCGCGACGACAATCCGCTGGGCCTGCCGCGCCGGGTGAACGGGGCACCCGAGGCCGGGTGA
- the add gene encoding adenosine deaminase, with the protein MNSATPSEPAVEALIRDLPKVELHVHLEGSMQPATLLELAVKHGVADLPGSLEEINDYYAFRDFPHFIDVYINSVRTLRDEEDFALLAADVAARLAAQNVRYAELHVSLYNHLMRGIPAGVVFAGLEHARREAEREHGVRLRWIPDFPGDFGVEVGEKTLDAVLKDGPDSVVGFGVGGIEVDRDPFAGIYARARAAGLHSLPHAGENGGPERVWSAINVLRAERIGHGIDSMRDPRLVGHLRETQLPLDVSPTSNLRTRAVERIEDHPLPRMLEEGLMVTLNSDDPPMFGTDLLNEYRTAQRLGLTGADLAALARNGVAASFLDTADKQALTTEIDAVLAAWRQA; encoded by the coding sequence ATGAACAGCGCGACGCCCTCCGAGCCCGCCGTCGAGGCGCTCATCCGGGACCTGCCCAAGGTGGAGCTTCACGTTCATCTGGAAGGTTCGATGCAGCCCGCCACACTGCTGGAGCTGGCGGTGAAACACGGCGTGGCCGACCTCCCCGGCTCGCTGGAGGAGATCAACGACTACTACGCCTTCCGCGACTTCCCGCACTTCATCGACGTCTACATCAACTCGGTGCGGACCCTGCGCGACGAGGAGGACTTCGCGCTGCTGGCCGCCGACGTGGCCGCCCGCCTGGCGGCGCAGAACGTCCGCTACGCCGAGCTGCACGTCAGCCTGTACAACCACCTGATGCGCGGGATCCCGGCCGGCGTCGTGTTCGCCGGGCTGGAGCACGCCAGGCGCGAGGCCGAGCGCGAGCACGGGGTCAGGCTGCGCTGGATCCCCGACTTCCCCGGTGACTTCGGGGTCGAAGTGGGCGAGAAGACGCTGGACGCGGTGCTCAAGGACGGTCCCGACAGTGTCGTGGGCTTCGGTGTCGGGGGCATCGAGGTGGACCGCGACCCCTTCGCCGGCATCTACGCGCGCGCCAGGGCCGCCGGCCTGCACAGCCTCCCGCACGCGGGGGAGAACGGCGGGCCCGAGCGCGTCTGGTCGGCGATCAACGTGCTGCGCGCCGAGCGGATCGGGCACGGGATCGACAGCATGAGGGACCCGCGGCTGGTGGGGCACCTGCGCGAGACGCAGCTCCCGCTGGACGTCTCGCCAACCTCCAACCTGCGCACCCGCGCGGTCGAGAGGATCGAGGACCACCCGCTGCCGCGCATGCTGGAGGAGGGCCTGATGGTCACGCTGAACTCCGACGACCCGCCCATGTTCGGCACCGACCTGCTCAACGAGTACCGCACCGCGCAACGGCTCGGCCTCACCGGCGCGGACCTGGCCGCGCTCGCCCGCAACGGGGTCGCGGCGTCCTTCCTCGACACCGCGGACAAGCAGGCGCTGACCACGGAGATCGACGCCGTCCTGGCGGCGTGGCGGCAGGCGTGA
- a CDS encoding pyridoxamine 5'-phosphate oxidase family protein, with amino-acid sequence MQELFGTEDRAQRFYRDQVLDRLNARMREFVARQEMVFVATSDARGECDSSLRTGPPGFVHVIDDRTLAYPEYRGNGVLASVGNIAENPHVGLMFLDFERDRIGLHVNGCATILDDVELRRHTPGLPEPALPGQRAQMWVVARVEEAYIHCRKHIPPMRRVTAQDPASWGTDDTRRKGGDFFESKGTPAPWSGEPARYGH; translated from the coding sequence ATGCAGGAACTGTTCGGGACGGAGGACCGGGCACAGCGGTTCTACCGCGACCAGGTCCTCGACCGGTTGAACGCCCGGATGCGGGAGTTCGTCGCCCGCCAGGAGATGGTCTTCGTCGCGACCTCCGACGCCCGCGGCGAGTGCGATTCCAGCCTGCGCACCGGGCCGCCCGGGTTCGTGCACGTCATCGACGACCGGACGCTGGCCTACCCCGAGTACCGGGGCAACGGGGTCCTGGCCAGCGTCGGCAACATCGCCGAGAACCCGCACGTCGGCCTGATGTTCCTGGACTTCGAACGCGACCGCATCGGGCTGCACGTGAACGGCTGCGCCACGATCCTCGACGACGTCGAGCTGCGGCGGCACACCCCCGGCCTGCCCGAGCCGGCCCTCCCCGGCCAGCGTGCGCAGATGTGGGTGGTCGCCCGGGTCGAGGAGGCCTACATCCACTGCCGCAAGCACATTCCGCCGATGCGCAGGGTCACCGCTCAGGACCCGGCCTCCTGGGGCACCGACGACACCCGCCGCAAGGGCGGCGACTTCTTCGAGTCCAAGGGCACCCCCGCCCCCTGGTCGGGCGAGCCCGCCCGGTACGGCCACTGA